The following proteins are encoded in a genomic region of Diabrotica virgifera virgifera chromosome 1, PGI_DIABVI_V3a:
- the LOC126884617 gene encoding uncharacterized protein LOC126884617: MASRRVFLNNLKENINARKTLTESKENRNVPFVDKILHESRSQNIMIEELGSHVDKQPNYFCGESAYSEQSAITTFQPEPCSINKSIEVCFQNDLNAAVVSDSTTVLEKNEHEGRPQIVKPNIISNVSDVGSSHNIKSSDSSSTDSDSDSTNSSNDYDSDDSVADPDFNPTTEKAPNNWDSQPTAEEQSQTTQTISPPKKAHKRKANPNTWKTNVLKRLRHSGKNYATKTKVVNAKSVKPTCGDKCRQKCTTKFTEEQRTQIFDAYYALPDALHKRTFIAYSIEEIKPKYVYKSSNRPRKNNLKFFFKDCNNQKVRVCQKFFLNTLDVSLSIIRTVRNKVFDMNNPMPLLEDRRGKHEHHPSVGKSLKNIAIKFIESIPRVESHYVRANSSREYISGGRNLSDIYRDYVKMCTDKKEKYINYVMFHKIFNTEFNISFFIPKKDACEDCTAYSNAVGCEKEVMRKVYEDHINEKELSRLEKEKDKNEAQ, encoded by the exons ATGGCAAGCAGAAGAGTATTTTTGAACAATCTTAAAGAAAATATTAACGCCAGAAAAACATTAACCGAGTCAAAGGAAAATAGGAATGTACCTTTTGTTGATAAAATATTACATGAATCTCGCAGCCAAAACATAATGATTGAAGAGTTAG GTTCTCATGTAGATAAGCAGCCTAATTATTTTTGTGGGGAGTCAGCTTATTCAGAGCAATCAGCAATTACAACATTCCAGCCTGAACCTTGTAGCATTAATAAAAGTATTGAGGTCTGCTTTCAAAACGACTTGAATGCCGCTGTAG TTTCAGATTCAACAACAGTTCTGgagaaaaatgaacatgaaggGCGACCTCAAATAGTTAAGCCCAACATTATTTCCAATGTATCTGACGTCGGATCTTCGCATAATATAAAGTCTTCAG attcATCGTCAACTGATAGTGATTCGGACTCAACTAATTCTTCAAACGATTATGACTCAGATGATAGTGTAGCAGATCCGGATTTTAATCCAACGACAGAAAAAGCTCCAAACAATTGGGATTCGCAGCCTACTGCAGAAGAGCAGTCACAAACAACGCAAACAATTTCACCACCCAAAAAGGCACATAAACGCAAAGCTAACCCAAATACATGGAAAACAAATGTCTTAAAACGGTTGCGACATTCAGGTAAAAATTATGCTACAAAAACTAAAGTCGTGAATGCTAAATCTGTTAAGCCTACTTGTGGAGATAAATGTAGACAAAAATGCACAACTAAATTTACGGAAGAGCAACGGACACAAATTTTTGATGCATACTATGCTTTACCTGATGCATTGCATAAGCGTACCTTCATTGCTTATAGCATCGAggaaataaagccaaaatatgtatacaaatctagcaacagaccaagaaaaaacaatttgaaatttttctttaaagATTGCAATAACCAAAAAGTCCGtgtatgtcaaaaatttttcctgaatACTCTTGATGTATCTCTCTCAATAATACGAACAGTGCGAAATAAGGTATTTGATATGAATAATCCGATGCCCTTACTCGAAGACAGGAGAGGTAAACATGAACATCATCCCTCTGTTGGCAAGTCATTAAAAAATATTGCTATAAAGTTTATTGAATCGATTCCTCGTGTCGAGAGCCATTATGTTCGAGCTAATTCTAGCAGAGAATACATCTCAGGAGGAAGAAATCTTAGTGATATTTATAGGGATTATGTTAAAATGTGCactgacaaaaaagaaaaatatattaactATGTTATGTTTCATAAAATCTTTAATACGGAATTTAATATTAGTTTTTTCATTCCAAAGAAAGACGCGTGTGAAGATTGTACTGCCTACAGTAATGCTGTTGGATGTGAAAAAGAAGTAATGAGAAAGGTATACGAAGACCACATAAACGAAAAAGAATTATCACGATTAGAAAAAGAAAAAGACAAAAACGAAGCTCAGTGA